TTCACAGAACGCCGTCCACCAGTGGAACGATGTGAACAGCCCGAAGATATAGCTCCATTCATAGGCAAGGTAGCCGGCAAGGAGTTCGTCTGCGCCCTGCCCGTCGAGCACCACCTTCACGCGCTCTGATGCGAGGCGCATGACGCAGTACTGGGCATAGATGGAGAGCGAGCCGAACGGTTCGTCCTGCATGTACAGGACCTTCTGGAGGTCGTCCCATACCTGTTCCGCCGAAGGCTCCGTCCGGTACGCATCGACCCCCGATACCGCGACGACCTCATCGATATACCGGCTCTCGTCAAACCGTTTGTCGGCAAATACTGCGGAGAACGTCTTCTGCCTTGCACCGACGCTCCCCGGCGCCTCGTCCCTGACGATCCCGTTGATCAGCATCGTGAGTGCCGAGGAGTCGATCCCGCCCGAGAGGCAGGTGCCCACGGCTACATCGCTGCGCAGGTGGACCCGTGTCGCATCCCGTAAGAGTTCCAGCAGCCGGTCGGCTGCCGGGCCGTCTGCGGTACCGGATGATATGGCCGGGCTGACCGTCACGTCCCAGTACCGGAACGGCTCCTTATGTCCTGTTGCCGTCACCACCATCGCGTGTGCCGGCCGGAGCTGGGAGACGCCCGCGACCATCGTGCGTCCCGTATGGTCGAGCACGCCCCACGCAAGGTAGGTCCGGAGCATTTCGTCATCTGGCTCTTTCCCAACCCCCGGGTGGGCGAGCAGCGCCTTGATCTCTGAGGCAAAGAGAAAGGACCCCCCCGCTTCGGTATAGTAGAACGGCTTGATCCCGAACCGGTCCCGGGAACAGAAGAGCTCCTGCTTCCTCTCATCCCAGAGTGCGAATGCCCACATGCCGTTGAACCGGGCAAGGCACTCGACTCCCCACTCCTCGTACGCGTGCACGATCACCTCGCTGTCGCCCTTGGACCGGAACACGTGCCCGCACCGGACGAGCTCCTCGCGGAGCTCCACGAAGTTGTAGATCTCGCCGTTGAAGACGAGCCGGAGCGAGCCGTCTTCGTTTGCCATCGGCTGGCGGGCATCTTCCGAGAGGTCGATGATTGCAAGGCGACGGTGGGCGAGGCCGACACTCCCCTTAATCCATGTCCCCTCGCCATCGGGACCGCGGTGGGCGATCCGCTCCGACATCGCGGCGAGGAGCCGGGGGTCAGGTGGGGCCCTGTTATAACAGTACTGGCCCGCAATCCCGCACATTACCTGACAGGTTTGCGTGGAAGGATAAAAGGAAGTTGGGTGGGGGGAGAAGGGGGAGTTTGCTCGTAAATATAAATTCTGAAGAAAATTCACACATAACCTTCATCTTGCATAATCCCGAAGCATATAATAATCGATATTCTGGTGAGGGAATACTCTTGGATCGCAACGAATTCCGGACACGGCTGGAGATGATCGATGTCCTGCTGAAAGAACAGGGCTGGGTTGTTGCCAATCGTTCCCGAGTTCAATCTGAAGTCGATACCAAACAGTCTGATTTTGTTGCGAAAAGTTACAAGACCGTTTCCGAGACCCTGAAAAACGATATGGAGAGCAAGTATGTCGATTACCTGCTGCTCGACAGTTTTGGTGCGCCGCTTGCCATAGTGGAGGCAAAGCGGACATCCAAGGATCCCCACCTCGGGCAGAAACAGGCCGAGATGTATGCTGATGACATCAAACGCCAGACCGGCAAGGACGTATTCATCTTTCTCTCGAACGGTTACCGGATCATTTTCTGGGACCGGGAGCGGTACAGCCCACGGGATGTGAAAGGGTTCTATGCACAGGCGGATCTGGAACGTCTCCGGTTCCAGAAGACGCAGGACGCGTCATCCCCGGTCGAAGTCGATACAACCATTGTCGACCGGACAAAAGGGATCGAGTGCGTCAAGCGGGTGGTGGAGCACCTCCAGCATGGGCACCGTAAGGGGCTCATCGTCATGGCTACTGGTACCGGGAAGACCCGGGTAGCGATGGCAATCATCAAGATCCTGATGGAGAAAGGTCTCGTCCAGAAAGTTCTGTTCCTTACAGATCGCCGGGCACTGCGGGACCAGGCGATGAATAAAGGATTCAAGACGTTTTTCCCCGAGGAAGGGCGGGATACGATCTTCGCCGGGAAGTACGATAAGAGCAAGCGGCTATACGTCTCCACCATCCAGACGTTTCAGGAAATTTATCTCGACAAGGATAAGAATGGGCAGTTCAGGCTTTCCCCCGGGGAGTTCGACCTGATCATCTCCGATGAGGCGCACCGCTCGATCTATAACAAGTGGAAAGATGTGTTCACGTACTTCGATGCAATCCAGATCGGATTGACGGCTACACCTTCGGAGATCATTGAGAAAGACACCCTCCGGTTTTTTGAGTGTCATGACGGGTCACCTACCGCGTTGTACTCCTATGACGAAGCGGTAAGAGATGGGGTACTGGTGGATTTCCGAAAGAGTATTTTCGGCGCCCAGACTCATTTCCAGATTGCCGGGGTGCGGCGGCAGGATCTTTCGGAAGGTGAGCGGTTAAGGCTGCTGGAGCAGGGGATCGATCCGGACGAAATCGATTTCGAGGGCACGGAACTGGAGAAGAAGGTGGCGGTCAAGGGTACTTCGGAAGCGATCGTCCGCGAGTTCATGGAGAATGCTCTCATGGACCAGACCGGGACGTTGCCGGCAAAGTCGATCATCTTTGCGATCTCAAAGAAGCACGCGTACCGGTTGCAGGAAGCATTTGATACACTCTATCCCGAGTACAAGGGCACGCTCGCCCGGACGATCGTATCGGAGGACTCCCGGGCGGACCAGCTGATCAAAGCCTTCGAGAAGGAATCGATGCCCCGGGTTGCGATCTCGGTTGATATGCTGGATACAGGTATCGATGTGCCCGAAGTCTGCAACCTTGTCTTTGCAAAACCGGTCTTCTCGAAGATCAAATTCTGGCAGATGCTTGGCAGGGGTACGCGGGCAAACAGCGCCTGTGAACATTTTACGTGGCTGCCGGAGGGGAAGAAGGAGTATTTCCAGGTCTTTGATTTCTGGAATAACTTCGAATACTGGCAGATGAACCCGGACGGGGTGAAGAACGAATCGCCGGATGCCATCACGAACCGGATCTTCCTCTCCAAGATCAAGCAGCTCGCATTCCTCCGGGAGCAGGGTGACGAGGCGCGTGCAGGGCAGGTGAAGGACCAGATCCTTGCCGATATCCGCTCGCTGCCCCCGGACTCGGTGAGCATCCGCGACAACAAACAGGAGATTGCAAAGGCTCTCGACCCGCACCTCTGGGACAACGTGGCCATCGACCCGCTCCAGTTCCTGACCCAGAAGATCATGCCCCTGATGCGGTACCAGCAGGACGTGAACCTCAACACCGCGATCTTCTCGCTGCGCTGCGAGCAGCTCAAGCACGCGATCCTCCGGGGCGATGCGGGCGAGATCGAGCGGCAGCAGAAGATGATCGCCCTGATGGTGGAGTGCCTGCCGCTCACGATCAACAGGGTGCAGGAACGGGAGGGATTCATCTGCGAGGTGCTCTCGAAGTCGTTCTGGCAATCCGTATCCTACGAGGCAGCGGAGCGGATGCTTGCCGAGCTTGCGCCGCTGATGCCCTTCATGCGCAAGGAACCGCAGCAGACCATTGTCATCGACATGGGCGACAAGATCGAGATGCGGGAACTGATCCAGATGCTCGGCGAGAAGGAGCAGACCTACATCACCAAGTACCGCGAGCATGTCGAGGAGCGGATCAAACAACTCGCGGCCGAGAACCCGGTCATCCGGAAGATCGCCCGCGACGAAGTGCTCTCCGAAGCCGATCTCCAGCAGCTCGAAGCCACCATCTTCGGCCCCGACCTCGCGAAGAACAGCGCGGAGCTGGGGAAAGCCGTGACCAGCACCGAGAGCATCCTCGTCTCGTTCATCAAGCGGGTGCTCGGGATGTACGGCGAGGCCAACCCGGCGGAGCGGATCCGGGATGCGTTCCGGACGTACATGATCGAGAACAACAAGCACTATTCGGCAGACCAGCTCAATTTCATCCGCATGGTCGAATCGGTCTTTTCCCAGAAGAAGCACATCACCTACGCCGACTTCTGGGAGCCGCCGTTCATCACGCTCGGGAATGCGCCGGAGCCAATGTTTTCCACAGATGAACTGAATTCGTTTGTCGGGATATGTACGCGGGTTGAGCGGGAACTGTTTGCGGCTGGGGTGTAGGGTGTGAAGCGGGGGGAGCTGCCGGAGGGGTGGGAGTGGAAGAGGCTCGAAGAAATAGCGGAAATAAATTCAAGATTTGAGAAGAATTCCTTCAATGATGAAACCAAAGTTACATTTTTACCGATGAGATGTGTTGAGGAATTGACCGGCAGGATGGACACATCGATCGAGAAAAAATATGGTGAAATAAAAACCGGCTATACCCCAATTCAGGAAGGGGATTTACTTTTTGCAAAAATTACACCCTGTATTGAGAATGGAAAAATCGCAATCGCCCAGAATTTAATAAATGGAATCGGTTTCGCTTCCACAGAATTTCACACGTTGAAATTTTCACCGGATAACGCAACAAAATTTTATTTCTTTTACTTGATGCAAGAAAAAATCCGGCAGGAAGCAGCACAAAACATGACCGGAACTGCCGGACAACAAAGAGTGCCAGTGACTTTCTTAAAAAGATTGAAAGTACCAGTCCCCCCGCTACCTGTCCAGCGCCAGATCGTTGCCGTGCTCGAACAGGCGGAGACAGTGAAGCGGCAGCGGCAGGAGGCGGACGCACTGACGGGAGCGCTGTTGCAGAGCGTGTTCTATGAGATGTTTGGGGATCCGGTGAGGAATGAGCGGGGATGGGAAGTAAAAGTTCTTAATGATCTTGTTATTGATAAAAAATCAATTTCATGCGGTCCTTTTGGAAGTCAATTGAAGATCGGAGAATATACTGCTGACGGAATTCCTGTATTGGGAATCGACAATGTAGCAATTAACAAGTTCATCCAAGCCAAGCCAAAATTCATCTCAAAAGAGAAATTTAAACAACTAATCGCGTTCAAGGTTAGAGATGATGACGTTTTAATTTCACGCACAGGAACGATCGCCCGTACTTGTGTTCTTCCGAAGGATTTCGGTGATGCAATTATCGGTCCGAATTTACTTAGAATTTCATTAAACCAAAAAGAAATTTTACCAATATTCCTGTCTGTTTCATTCAGTTATTTCCCATCAATGATTGATCAAATTTTACGAGTATCCCCTGGCGCAACCGTAGCAGTATTGAATACAGAAAACCTCCGTAAAATCAGAATAATAGTTCCCCCGCTCGCCCTCCAGCAGCATTTCGCCCGCGTTGTCGAGGAAGTAGAGCGGATTCGTGAGCAGCAGGTGGCATCGGGTAAGGAGATCAAGGGGTTGTGCGAGGGGCTGATGGCGAGGGCGTTTGCTGGGGAGTTGGTTGGATAAATATTCAGACATGCTCAATTTTCATTCTGAACTATATCGTATTTGCAGATCCTTAGCATACCGATGAAGAGGTAATTCATATAATCGAAATTATAGTCTTGAAAATTCATCAGGGAATGCGCAACCCGGTGTCTCAGATTAAATCCCGATTGCTCAACCAATAAAAATTTTAAAAATTCAAGTTCATCATCACTGAATTTGGTTTTTAACTTCTCTTCGATTAGAAAATCATTCAGTATTTTTTCCCTAGCGATTCCATCTCTTTTTACATCTGATATTGGAATTCCATTCAATTCAGAAAAGTCTCTTAATAAGCCTTCGATTTTTAAAGTCAGGGAATCGATACAGAGAATAAAATTCGGAATCATCGAATTGTTAAGGAAATAATTATTCATCTGGGAAAAGTATTCATCGAGTGCAGGAGCAAGAAGGCCAATCCAGTTTTTAGTAATTTCTTGGTTGTTGGGCATTTGTTTGACGAAATTTTTACCAGCCCACGAATTATCCGCAAGGAATTTGACTACTATCTCCGTATTGATTTTATTTTCTCGAATCCCGGCAAGGAGAATCTCTTGAATGATGAATTTATTATTTAAATTGAGTTCGATCTGGTATCTTTTTAGTATACTATGCTTTTCCCGTTCTTCATCAGTCCTGAAATTCTGTGCAGGATTACCCTGCTGATCAGTTACAACTGCCGGAAAAAGATTGCTCATTGGATACTCATCACCCAATTTTTTTGCATGTTCTCTGACCAACTGAACATTGGGGAGAATGTATTTGTTATCTGTGGCAAGAAAACCGATAATTTCTTCCGGAGTTCTTTGCATGAGATTCTTAGCAAAAGTTCTACACCTTCGAACATGATCGCTTAAATCTAAAGATTGTGAAAATTCTTTAAATTCAACCTTATTTTTAATTTGTTGATAGATTTGCCCTAATTCATCAATTTTTTCCGTATCTTTTATCATTCGATAATTTTCAATTGCATCCATACAAAATGACACTGCCACAGCATATTCTTCTTTTTCAAGCCGGCGTCGCATTATTGATTCGTAAGATTCAGCTACTTTCCGTCGCCAAATTCCACTATTTTTTCCGTAATTTTTCATCTCCCAGCGTTCAGCAAGCTCATATACATTAATCGCTGCATGGAGATTATCCCTCGAAATCCAAATTCCCGCAACCTCGTCACAGAGTTTATCGAATCCTGCCAGATCTTCTTTTTCAAATATTTTTTTATCTTCCAAGGTCAATGCGAAAAGTTGTGTCCGTAATGAGGGGCAGGAGCTACTTTCGGGATTGTAAGATGTCATTAATCGTTGGAATTCTGTTTTTATATCCTCTGATCGATAATTGATAACAATCGCCAAGAAATAGGCTTGTTTTAAACAATCGAGAGCTTTTAGACCGAAATGTTCTGTCGGGCAATCTCTATCTTTTTGTTCATAAATCTTTACAAGAAGAAGGTAATTTTCAATGGCGATTTGAGCATATTTCCCATGTTTTTTCGGGCTGCACCAGAGTATATGAGCATAATTCGCTTTAAGAACAGGATTTTTTACAGTATCGACACGTTCAATTAAATAGGACCATTGCTTCTCTTCGATTTTTTTTAAATCTGGATATTCAATACATTCACCTTTATCGTTGTAGGCTTCTGAGAAAGGTTTTGATTTGCCATCGGAGAACATTACAAAGAAAAAGGTTGTTTCCCATTGTGCCTTTTCAGCGTCAATTTCATTTCCTGATGTTTTTAAAGAATTCACCAACTGATTAAAAAGTTGACCGATAGTAAAGGAAATCGAATAATCCTGTGCATGTTGTTCCAAATGTTCATACAATGAAGTAAGATCGGTAAATTCTGTCAATGGAACCACTACTTACCACTTCATTTTCTCTCATCATACTATCAATAGTTGCTTTTCCCCCGCTCGCTCTCCAGCATCAGTTCGCCCGTGTCGTAGAAGAGGTGGAGCGGATACGTGAGCAGCAGGCGGAATCGAAGAAGGAAATTGATACGCTGTTTGAGGGGCTGATGGCGGGGGTGTTTAGAGGCGATTCGATCTAAAAAACGTAGAAAAATTCATTTTATTAATATTCCAGCGATTGTTAAAATTAATGGAATGACGATAATCGTAATTATTGTATAAAGTGAATCACGTTTCCTTTTTTCAGATTGCCCATAATCTGGACCTGTATTTAGCTCAACACTTGGATATAAATCTGAAATTTTATCAGAAATATAGAATGCAGGCCCCATTCCCCCTAATAAAGATCCAAATATAAGAATTGGAACAATTGAAATTTTAATGAGGTTTTTTACATTATCGGATATGGTAATATTTTGGACAGGTGTGTGGGAGAGATAAAAATAAAAATCCCAGAAAAGAGACGAAACCCCGATAAGGATAATTCCACAAATAAAACTTAATACTATTGTTATTGGAATTTTATATTCTTTAAAAACACTAGATTGTTTTTGAAAAGAATCAACTGCTTCTTTTAATGAATTAAATAGACCATTAACCTTTACTTTATCTAAACCAGCGATATCAAAATAATTGTAGGAGCCACAATACTTTGCATGATTTAAATTCACTGAAATATCTAAATTTGATGAATTAAATTGTATTTCAAATGATGAGATTTTCTCATCATCTAAAACCGGAATTAAATCTTCAATAGTATTACAACGAATTGTGTTATGCGAATATTGTATTTTATAACGTAAAGATGGTTTTGTTGGATAGTCGGTTTCACCCTTTGATTCTTTATATTTTTTATAATCAATTTCGTAATCTTTTATAGCGTTATTATAGACTTCTTGAATGATTCTCGATATTTTCTTAATTTCTTGGGGATTTACTATGACCCAGCAAACATCGTATCTTTTTGAAAATTTTAAAGGCATATTCAATCAGCATTCACTATTTTCTAATATTTAATTTGTTGATTACTACGCTATCATTAATTAATCTCCCTCTCTCTTGCTCATCCGCTAGCAGCAGTTCGCTCGCGTTTTTGAGAGCGTGGAGTGGGTTCGTGGGTGGCAAGGGTATCAAGGCGGGAGATTGATACACTTTTTGATGGATTGATGGATGGGGTGTTCTCAGGAGAAATAATGAGTGTTTCCAATTAAATGAAGCAATCTATTAAGGTTAGAGAAGTATCCATCTGTAACTAATGGAAAGAGCATATATCACAAATATTTCTCAAAGAATTATTCAAAATTGTAATGTCCTTGGTTTTGAACCAGACGTAGATGAAATTGAAAGAAAATTACAGTGTCTTGTAGAAGATTTTGGTGTACAACCCTCTGAAGCAGAAAAATCAGTCACGGAAGAGCTTATTAAAAAACATAAATCTTTACCGAAAAAAGCGAAAATATTGAAAAATTTTTCTGAATATGATTTACATGAACTGGATGATCTACTAAATGTAACCAAATCTATCGATATGGATATAAACTGGTTAATGGCAGTGGCATCATTATCTGCTCAAGAAATTGCAATTAAAAGAAAATTGTTTGAGCTAACTGGATCGTATAGTGAAGGATTGGATTTTCAAAAGACGGTTAATGCTCTGACAGGGGAACTGAAAAAAAGAAAACAGAAAGTTCCCAATATATTAATTATCATCGGGAGATCGTACTCACCCATCAGAGCTAAAATATTGCATGACCCCAATGAATGTTTGTGTTCGAAAGAAGAAGCGGACCTTATGGTGAAAAACACGACTCTGCTTCTCAAGACTCTTTTTAAACAAAATATACTTCAAACCGATGTCACCGCATTTTTAAAATCAGTCAATAAAGATTCAATCGAATCGAAGATTTTGGAATTTTCAAATTTTGACAGTTCCCTAAAAAAGCAAATTTTTGAGAATATTTTAGAAAAACTTTCTTTAAGTTATGAAGGTATGAGTAAGTACTCCGACCATTTTATTTTCCTTAGTCGAGCATTAACTTCTGAACTCGATATTGAGATTCAAAAAGAGTTGTTGAGAACGATTTTATTCAAAAGTCCTTTTCGAAGTAATGTGATTATTAAAGAGAGAATAATGTCGGCAATTTCTGAATTGACATATCTTGAATCGATCAGAATTGATATTCGGAACAATAAATTGATAGATTCAATCCTTCAGGAATTTGAAGATAGTAAAAGTTATGCTATTGCCGGAATCAACGCAAAAATTATCGTTGACTTCTTATCTCTATTCGATAATAACCAACTCATCAGAGTAATCGATGCATCAATCAAGAATCGACAGATATACGAGTCTGTCAAAGCCCAAGGTTATTTGAAACAAATTATTTTATCATGTGAAGATCGAATTCCTGAAGCGAAAATAAAAAAGTTAGAGAAATTGATGGATAAAGAATAGATTTCCGCTCACCCTTCAGCAATAGTACGCCCAAGTTATTCATTTATTACTTTCACTCCTCCCACGCCCTTACCTTGATACCTTTATAATAGAAAACGGAATATGTTACACAAAGACAGGTTGTCATCTGGTATGAAAACGAAAAAACAGATCAATGCTCTCCTGTATGCGATTGAAGAGTATCCGGATATCGGCAGGACCAAGTTGATGAAGTTTGTTTTTTTTGTTGACCTCGTCATGTATAACCGCAGGGGGGAAACGCTCCTTCAGGACGAATATGTCCGCATGCCTCACGGCCCGGTTCCTCCTTTAGCATACACACTGACCTCGTGTTCAAATGATTTCTTCAATGTAAGACAAGTCCTCGTCAGTTATCAAAACAACCGGTACCGTGAATACCGTTTCACCCCTTTGAAAAAAGCTGACATGTCGCTGTTCGATCATGAACAGAAAACTATCTTTGCCAAGGTTCTTGATCTCCTGAAGAAAAATACCGCAGTCGCGATCAGTACACTTACCCACCAGTTGGATCTGTGGAAAACAGTGGAAAACGGATACAAAATTCCTCTCGATCTCTTCAAACTGGAAGAACGGGAATTGACCGAACAGAAGGCAGAACCAGCCGTAATGAATGAAACTATGTGCGATATAGAATTTGACGATCAGATGCAGGTTGCCGGTGTGTATGAAGTGCCGGTTACAGCTCTTTTAAGTGAGCGGTCCCTTGCAAAGGAGTGGCTCAAACCCGAGGAGGACAAAGCTTGGGATTATTTGTAAAAGGACAGGTTGTAAAAGTCCTTTTTCCCTTTTCTGATCTCAGTGGTTCCAAAAAAAGACCGGGTTTTGTTGTGGCAAACCTGCATGGGGATGATACACTCATCTGCCAGATTACAAGCCAGAATGACGAGCATGATCCCTATGCAATTTCCTTAAACTCCTCGGATTTTGAAGACGGCAGTTTACGATATTCGAGTTTCATCCGTCCCAGCAAACTGTTCACAGCAGATTCCACGATTATCTCCGATGTAATTGGGTATGTGAACCAGACAAAAATGGATGAAGTCGAACAATCGATTATCCGGATTTTGCAATCGAAATAGGATTCCGCAACACAAGACCTTCAGATTTACCCATTTTTGAACCGTACCTAGTTCTCGCCCCCAGCCCCAAAACGATCCTGATAGTTTGAATCAGTTCTTTTCGCATCGTTTTTGCTGATCAAATTGATATTACACGCTTTTTAAAAAGGGGTGGAAAAGCAGGATCTTTTAGAGATCTAATTCTCAAGACAACGGATAAAATCGTCCATCGAATTGAACATCTTCCCTTTTCCGGCAGCAATATTCGCTTGGGCTTTCTTCACCCGCTTGATAAATTCCGGTTTGATCGCCGATTCGGGAGGGTAGACGTTCTCATTGAACTTCTTATTTGTTCCAGCTGCTGGCTTGTATGTCATTGCACTATTCAGATCTTGACTCGGCGTGTTCAATAGCCTTTTCGTCTAGGTCGTTTCTCTGCGAAAAAACCGATATCCCTTAATCCCCCAATCACCCAACTCCTGTCAGGATAGCACAACCATGCGCCTCGCCTCCGAACTCAAATCAAA
Above is a genomic segment from Methanoregula sp. containing:
- the asnB gene encoding asparagine synthase (glutamine-hydrolyzing); the encoded protein is MCGIAGQYCYNRAPPDPRLLAAMSERIAHRGPDGEGTWIKGSVGLAHRRLAIIDLSEDARQPMANEDGSLRLVFNGEIYNFVELREELVRCGHVFRSKGDSEVIVHAYEEWGVECLARFNGMWAFALWDERKQELFCSRDRFGIKPFYYTEAGGSFLFASEIKALLAHPGVGKEPDDEMLRTYLAWGVLDHTGRTMVAGVSQLRPAHAMVVTATGHKEPFRYWDVTVSPAISSGTADGPAADRLLELLRDATRVHLRSDVAVGTCLSGGIDSSALTMLINGIVRDEAPGSVGARQKTFSAVFADKRFDESRYIDEVVAVSGVDAYRTEPSAEQVWDDLQKVLYMQDEPFGSLSIYAQYCVMRLASERVKVVLDGQGADELLAGYLAYEWSYIFGLFTSFHWWTAFCEKIGALRHHRGFFVDAFRQLLVRSGRRKLLKGEAPQVLRYSGKLDRVLYRELTSTNLPALLHYEDRNSMAFSIESRVPYLDVRLGEYIASLPLNRKVRNGVTKYLLRRAIKGLVPEPVRCRMDKMGFVTPEEVWMKEELRPFVLKIFTDKKFHKRPYWDAEAVIRNYLAFLDGKSRYSPEIFRIACAELWLRMLFDRPGINPGT
- a CDS encoding DEAD/DEAH box helicase family protein — encoded protein: MDRNEFRTRLEMIDVLLKEQGWVVANRSRVQSEVDTKQSDFVAKSYKTVSETLKNDMESKYVDYLLLDSFGAPLAIVEAKRTSKDPHLGQKQAEMYADDIKRQTGKDVFIFLSNGYRIIFWDRERYSPRDVKGFYAQADLERLRFQKTQDASSPVEVDTTIVDRTKGIECVKRVVEHLQHGHRKGLIVMATGTGKTRVAMAIIKILMEKGLVQKVLFLTDRRALRDQAMNKGFKTFFPEEGRDTIFAGKYDKSKRLYVSTIQTFQEIYLDKDKNGQFRLSPGEFDLIISDEAHRSIYNKWKDVFTYFDAIQIGLTATPSEIIEKDTLRFFECHDGSPTALYSYDEAVRDGVLVDFRKSIFGAQTHFQIAGVRRQDLSEGERLRLLEQGIDPDEIDFEGTELEKKVAVKGTSEAIVREFMENALMDQTGTLPAKSIIFAISKKHAYRLQEAFDTLYPEYKGTLARTIVSEDSRADQLIKAFEKESMPRVAISVDMLDTGIDVPEVCNLVFAKPVFSKIKFWQMLGRGTRANSACEHFTWLPEGKKEYFQVFDFWNNFEYWQMNPDGVKNESPDAITNRIFLSKIKQLAFLREQGDEARAGQVKDQILADIRSLPPDSVSIRDNKQEIAKALDPHLWDNVAIDPLQFLTQKIMPLMRYQQDVNLNTAIFSLRCEQLKHAILRGDAGEIERQQKMIALMVECLPLTINRVQEREGFICEVLSKSFWQSVSYEAAERMLAELAPLMPFMRKEPQQTIVIDMGDKIEMRELIQMLGEKEQTYITKYREHVEERIKQLAAENPVIRKIARDEVLSEADLQQLEATIFGPDLAKNSAELGKAVTSTESILVSFIKRVLGMYGEANPAERIRDAFRTYMIENNKHYSADQLNFIRMVESVFSQKKHITYADFWEPPFITLGNAPEPMFSTDELNSFVGICTRVERELFAAGV
- a CDS encoding restriction endonuclease subunit S codes for the protein MKRGELPEGWEWKRLEEIAEINSRFEKNSFNDETKVTFLPMRCVEELTGRMDTSIEKKYGEIKTGYTPIQEGDLLFAKITPCIENGKIAIAQNLINGIGFASTEFHTLKFSPDNATKFYFFYLMQEKIRQEAAQNMTGTAGQQRVPVTFLKRLKVPVPPLPVQRQIVAVLEQAETVKRQRQEADALTGALLQSVFYEMFGDPVRNERGWEVKVLNDLVIDKKSISCGPFGSQLKIGEYTADGIPVLGIDNVAINKFIQAKPKFISKEKFKQLIAFKVRDDDVLISRTGTIARTCVLPKDFGDAIIGPNLLRISLNQKEILPIFLSVSFSYFPSMIDQILRVSPGATVAVLNTENLRKIRIIVPPLALQQHFARVVEEVERIREQQVASGKEIKGLCEGLMARAFAGELVG
- a CDS encoding DUF4209 domain-containing protein; the protein is MEQHAQDYSISFTIGQLFNQLVNSLKTSGNEIDAEKAQWETTFFFVMFSDGKSKPFSEAYNDKGECIEYPDLKKIEEKQWSYLIERVDTVKNPVLKANYAHILWCSPKKHGKYAQIAIENYLLLVKIYEQKDRDCPTEHFGLKALDCLKQAYFLAIVINYRSEDIKTEFQRLMTSYNPESSSCPSLRTQLFALTLEDKKIFEKEDLAGFDKLCDEVAGIWISRDNLHAAINVYELAERWEMKNYGKNSGIWRRKVAESYESIMRRRLEKEEYAVAVSFCMDAIENYRMIKDTEKIDELGQIYQQIKNKVEFKEFSQSLDLSDHVRRCRTFAKNLMQRTPEEIIGFLATDNKYILPNVQLVREHAKKLGDEYPMSNLFPAVVTDQQGNPAQNFRTDEEREKHSILKRYQIELNLNNKFIIQEILLAGIRENKINTEIVVKFLADNSWAGKNFVKQMPNNQEITKNWIGLLAPALDEYFSQMNNYFLNNSMIPNFILCIDSLTLKIEGLLRDFSELNGIPISDVKRDGIAREKILNDFLIEEKLKTKFSDDELEFLKFLLVEQSGFNLRHRVAHSLMNFQDYNFDYMNYLFIGMLRICKYDIVQNEN
- a CDS encoding Panacea domain-containing protein, yielding MKTKKQINALLYAIEEYPDIGRTKLMKFVFFVDLVMYNRRGETLLQDEYVRMPHGPVPPLAYTLTSCSNDFFNVRQVLVSYQNNRYREYRFTPLKKADMSLFDHEQKTIFAKVLDLLKKNTAVAISTLTHQLDLWKTVENGYKIPLDLFKLEERELTEQKAEPAVMNETMCDIEFDDQMQVAGVYEVPVTALLSERSLAKEWLKPEEDKAWDYL
- a CDS encoding type II toxin-antitoxin system PemK/MazF family toxin — its product is MGLFVKGQVVKVLFPFSDLSGSKKRPGFVVANLHGDDTLICQITSQNDEHDPYAISLNSSDFEDGSLRYSSFIRPSKLFTADSTIISDVIGYVNQTKMDEVEQSIIRILQSK